A single region of the Neisseriaceae bacterium genome encodes:
- a CDS encoding SDR family oxidoreductase has translation MGFLEGKKILITGLISSRSIAYGVAQACKEQGAELAFTYMLDKVEDRVRSMAEGFGSELVYRCDVQNDDEIDSVFKNIEQEWGGLDGLLHSVAFAPKEALDGDFLDGISRKAFSVSQEVSAYSLAALAKRARPLMQGRRGALVALTYLGSIRAVQNYNTMGLAKASLEAAIRYTAQALGPEGIRCNGVSAGPIKTLAASGISGFSESLKKTSEASFLKRNVTLREVGNVVAFLLSDLASGITGEITYVDCGYRNSTLFTLSEE, from the coding sequence ATGGGCTTTTTAGAGGGAAAAAAAATATTAATCACGGGTTTAATTTCGTCCCGTTCTATTGCCTATGGTGTGGCACAAGCATGCAAAGAGCAAGGTGCAGAGTTAGCTTTTACCTACATGTTAGATAAGGTAGAAGATAGAGTAAGGAGTATGGCTGAAGGTTTTGGTTCAGAACTGGTTTATCGTTGTGATGTACAAAATGACGATGAAATTGATTCAGTATTTAAGAACATAGAACAGGAATGGGGGGGATTAGATGGATTATTACATTCTGTTGCCTTTGCGCCTAAGGAAGCTTTAGACGGTGATTTTCTAGATGGTATTAGTAGAAAAGCTTTTTCAGTTTCTCAAGAAGTATCTGCCTACAGTTTGGCGGCATTAGCAAAAAGAGCAAGACCACTGATGCAAGGTAGAAGAGGCGCTTTGGTGGCATTAACGTATCTAGGCTCTATTAGAGCCGTTCAGAATTATAATACAATGGGATTGGCAAAGGCTAGTTTGGAGGCTGCTATTCGATATACAGCGCAAGCTTTAGGCCCTGAAGGGATAAGGTGTAACGGCGTATCAGCAGGCCCTATTAAAACTTTGGCTGCATCTGGTATTTCAGGATTTAGTGAATCACTAAAAAAGACTAGTGAGGCAAGTTTCTTAAAGCGTAATGTTACACTTCGAGAAGTTGGAAATGTTGTTGCTTTCTTGTTATCTGACTTGGCTTCTGGTATTACTGGTGAGATTACCTATGTAGATTGTGGTTATCGTAATTCTACCCTGTTTACATTATCGGAAGAATAG
- a CDS encoding acetyl-CoA C-acyltransferase: protein MMDKKVVIVSAKRTAIGKFKGALSGVSAMELGAAVIGGLLDDTKIDIQSIDEVIMGHVLTAGLGQNTARQSALLAGLPIEVSCFGVNLVCGSGLKSVDLAVHSIISGNAQIVIAGGQESMTRAPFLVPEMRSGKRMGNTSIIDSMINDGLTDVYNHYHMGVTAENIAKKYNITRKEQDKFSVLSQNKAEMAQKAGRFKDEIIPIEISDQKGSISIFKEDEFIRHGTTYESVSKAKPCFIENGTVTAANASGINDGAAAVMLMSEDKAKELGLKILATIESCATVGCEPAIMGIGPVEAIRKVLSRTHWRIEDLDLIEVNEAFSSQSLAIINELKLDTSIVNVNGGAIALGHPIGASGCRILISLIYEMQRRNAKKGLVGLCIGGGMGIAMTISRNN, encoded by the coding sequence ATGATGGATAAAAAAGTAGTGATCGTTTCTGCTAAGAGAACAGCTATTGGGAAGTTTAAAGGTGCCTTGTCCGGTGTATCAGCCATGGAACTGGGTGCTGCGGTCATTGGTGGTTTATTAGATGATACAAAAATTGATATACAGTCAATAGATGAAGTGATCATGGGGCATGTATTAACAGCAGGTTTAGGACAAAACACAGCAAGGCAGTCAGCATTATTGGCAGGACTACCTATTGAAGTGTCTTGTTTTGGTGTTAATTTAGTATGTGGTTCTGGTTTGAAGTCTGTGGATTTGGCAGTTCATTCCATTATCAGTGGTAATGCACAGATTGTGATTGCTGGTGGTCAAGAGTCGATGACGAGAGCTCCGTTTCTAGTACCAGAAATGAGGAGTGGCAAAAGAATGGGAAATACTTCAATAATTGATAGTATGATTAATGATGGGTTGACAGATGTATATAACCATTATCATATGGGGGTAACAGCAGAAAATATTGCTAAAAAATATAATATTACTCGAAAAGAGCAGGACAAATTTTCTGTATTGTCTCAGAATAAAGCGGAGATGGCTCAAAAGGCAGGTAGATTTAAAGATGAGATTATTCCAATAGAAATTTCGGATCAAAAGGGAAGTATATCCATTTTTAAAGAAGATGAATTTATAAGACATGGAACCACTTATGAATCAGTATCTAAAGCAAAGCCTTGTTTCATTGAAAATGGTACAGTAACTGCAGCTAATGCATCTGGTATTAATGATGGTGCAGCTGCAGTAATGTTAATGTCAGAAGATAAAGCAAAAGAATTAGGTTTGAAAATTTTAGCCACTATTGAATCTTGTGCTACAGTCGGTTGTGAACCTGCAATAATGGGAATAGGCCCTGTTGAGGCGATTAGAAAAGTATTATCTAGAACCCATTGGCGTATTGAGGATTTAGATCTGATTGAAGTAAATGAAGCTTTCTCATCACAATCTTTAGCAATAATAAATGAATTAAAATTGGATACTTCTATTGTGAATGTGAATGGAGGGGCAATCGCATTAGGACATCCTATTGGTGCTTCAGGTTGTCGAATTCTTATATCACTGATTTATGAAATGCAACGTAGGAATGCCAAAAAAGGTTTGGTGGGGTTATGTATTGGTGGAGGAATGGGTATTGCAATGACTATTTCTCGAAATAATTAA
- a CDS encoding NADP-dependent isocitrate dehydrogenase, with product MGDKVIIPEGGARIVLGEGAPIPNNPIIPFIEGDGIGTDITPVMISVVDAAVKKAYSGERKIYWMEVYAGEKATRIYGDNVWLPDETVEYLKEYSVSIKGPMTTPIGGGIRSLNVALRQKLDLYQCVRPVRYFQGVPSPLKDPSQTDMVIFRENTEDIYVGIEWEAGSEQAVKLINLIKDEFKVTKIRFPETSGIGIKPISREGTERLFRAAVNYAIKNDRDSVTIVHKGNIMKFTEGAFRDWSYELVKREFGAELISAGPWCSFKNPNTGKAIIIKDAIADNFLQQILLHPGDYDVIATMNLNGDYISDALAAQVGGIGIAPGANISDKYAIFEATHGTAPKYAGLDKVNPGSLILSAEMMLRFLGWTEAADLVISSMEKTIVDKIVTFDFARHLDDATEVSSSEFGEEMIKRM from the coding sequence ATGGGTGATAAAGTAATTATTCCAGAAGGTGGAGCAAGAATTGTTTTGGGAGAGGGAGCCCCTATTCCTAACAATCCGATTATTCCTTTTATTGAAGGAGATGGAATTGGAACTGATATTACTCCTGTTATGATTTCTGTGGTAGATGCAGCAGTGAAAAAAGCGTATTCTGGTGAGAGAAAAATTTATTGGATGGAAGTATATGCAGGGGAGAAAGCAACAAGAATATATGGTGATAATGTATGGTTGCCTGATGAAACAGTTGAATATTTGAAGGAATACTCCGTCTCTATTAAGGGACCAATGACAACACCTATTGGCGGTGGTATTCGATCGCTTAATGTTGCTTTAAGACAAAAATTAGACTTATACCAATGTGTACGTCCAGTTCGTTATTTTCAAGGAGTACCTTCCCCATTAAAAGACCCGAGTCAAACTGATATGGTTATCTTTCGTGAAAACACGGAAGATATTTATGTAGGAATTGAATGGGAAGCAGGCAGTGAGCAGGCTGTTAAACTGATTAACCTCATTAAAGATGAATTTAAAGTGACCAAAATTCGTTTCCCCGAAACTTCTGGTATTGGAATAAAGCCTATTTCCAGAGAGGGCACAGAAAGGCTATTTAGAGCAGCTGTCAATTATGCTATTAAGAATGATAGAGATAGTGTAACCATCGTGCATAAAGGTAATATCATGAAATTTACGGAGGGGGCATTTAGAGATTGGTCATACGAATTGGTAAAGCGAGAGTTTGGGGCAGAATTAATCAGTGCCGGCCCATGGTGTTCATTTAAGAATCCGAATACAGGAAAAGCAATTATAATTAAGGATGCAATTGCTGACAATTTCTTACAACAAATTTTGTTACATCCTGGTGATTATGATGTAATCGCAACTATGAACCTGAATGGTGACTATATATCGGATGCTTTAGCAGCGCAAGTGGGTGGAATTGGAATTGCGCCAGGGGCTAATATTTCAGATAAATATGCTATTTTTGAAGCAACACATGGGACAGCCCCTAAATATGCTGGTTTAGATAAAGTTAACCCAGGATCATTAATTCTTTCAGCGGAAATGATGTTAAGATTTCTAGGTTGGACAGAAGCTGCTGATTTGGTTATTTCTTCAATGGAAAAAACAATTGTTGATAAAATAGTTACCTTTGACTTTGCTCGTCATTTGGATGATGCTACTGAGGTGTCTTCCTCAGAATTTGGAGAAGAAATGATTAAAAGAATGTAG
- the rpoH gene encoding RNA polymerase sigma factor RpoH — translation MSDEITLPVLTGHGSLAQYINTVNSIPLLTAEEEHTLAEKLAKDGDLEAAKSLILSHLRLVVSIARDYDGYGLNQADLIQEGNIGLMKAVKKFDPTRGVRLVSFAIHWIKAEIHEFVLRNWRLVRVATTKPQRKLFFNLRSMKKNMHALSEMEAKEIAEDLGVKLKDVYEMEQRITGHDIALIRDSDDEDNFAPIDWLADYNNEPEIQLGKKDDQILQTEGLTHALTQLDERSRDIVESRWLADENSTLHDLAVKYGVSPERIRQIESKAIEKMRGYLIENKN, via the coding sequence ATGAGCGATGAAATAACTCTACCAGTGTTAACTGGTCATGGTAGCTTAGCTCAATATATCAATACCGTTAATTCTATTCCTTTATTAACAGCTGAAGAAGAACACACATTGGCCGAAAAATTGGCTAAAGATGGAGATCTGGAGGCTGCAAAAAGTTTAATTCTGTCTCATTTAAGATTAGTAGTATCAATTGCTAGAGATTATGACGGCTATGGACTTAATCAGGCAGACTTGATTCAAGAAGGTAATATTGGTTTGATGAAGGCAGTCAAAAAATTTGATCCTACTCGGGGTGTTCGTTTAGTTTCATTTGCAATTCATTGGATTAAGGCCGAAATCCACGAGTTCGTATTAAGAAATTGGAGACTTGTCAGGGTGGCCACTACTAAACCACAACGTAAATTATTTTTCAATTTACGTAGTATGAAAAAAAATATGCATGCATTGTCTGAGATGGAAGCTAAAGAGATTGCAGAAGACCTGGGTGTTAAATTAAAAGATGTTTATGAAATGGAACAAAGAATAACAGGTCATGATATTGCTCTGATTCGTGATAGTGATGATGAGGATAATTTTGCTCCTATTGATTGGTTAGCTGACTATAATAATGAACCAGAAATTCAATTAGGTAAAAAGGATGATCAAATACTACAAACTGAGGGTCTAACTCATGCACTTACGCAATTGGATGAACGAAGTAGAGACATTGTCGAAAGCCGTTGGTTAGCTGATGAAAATTCTACCTTACATGACTTGGCTGTTAAATATGGCGTTTCTCCCGAAAGAATCCGCCAAATCGAATCAAAAGCTATTGAAAAGATGCGTGGTTATCTTATTGAAAATAAAAACTAA
- the cysA gene encoding sulfate ABC transporter ATP-binding protein, protein MGISIKNLEKKFDNYQALRNINFDVESGKFCALLGPSGCGKTTLLRIIAGLETADSGQIFFGNQDMTNVDVRNRGVGLVFQNYALFRHMTVFDNVAFGLRVKSRKERLSDAQITTRVRELLSMVQLDWLEKSYPSRLSGGQKQRVALARALAVTPKVLLLDEPFAALDAKVRKDLRLSLRDIQHELNITCILVTHDQEEALSMADKIVVMNKGKVEQIGTGSELYNNPNTGFTVEFLGEVNIFNRARVENNLLIIGNYTKPAPDNFLGKEENVVAYIRPQDITLVHELDSNSNMVGEATILDIQEIGSIVRLFLKSPIFERKIEVVITKKLFDENPFSTQERVYFKPEKTFVFSLEDLVDYMI, encoded by the coding sequence ATGGGGATTTCGATTAAAAATTTAGAGAAAAAGTTTGATAATTATCAAGCATTAAGAAATATCAACTTTGATGTTGAATCGGGGAAATTTTGTGCATTATTGGGTCCTTCTGGGTGTGGGAAAACAACTTTGTTGAGAATAATTGCTGGGCTAGAAACAGCAGATTCAGGACAAATATTTTTTGGTAATCAAGATATGACTAACGTTGATGTCAGAAACAGGGGTGTTGGATTAGTTTTTCAAAACTATGCTTTATTTCGACATATGACTGTTTTTGATAACGTAGCTTTTGGTTTACGAGTTAAATCTAGAAAAGAAAGATTATCAGATGCTCAAATTACTACCAGGGTTCGTGAACTGTTGAGTATGGTTCAATTGGATTGGTTAGAAAAATCTTATCCATCTAGATTGTCAGGAGGTCAGAAACAAAGAGTTGCGTTGGCTAGGGCTTTAGCAGTAACCCCTAAGGTTTTATTATTGGATGAGCCTTTTGCAGCTTTAGATGCAAAAGTCAGGAAAGATTTGAGATTATCTTTACGTGATATACAGCATGAACTAAATATTACCTGTATTTTAGTAACACATGACCAAGAAGAGGCTTTGAGTATGGCAGATAAGATTGTTGTTATGAATAAGGGTAAGGTAGAGCAAATAGGCACAGGTTCAGAGTTATATAATAATCCAAATACTGGATTTACAGTTGAATTTTTGGGAGAAGTCAATATTTTTAATCGGGCTAGAGTGGAGAATAATCTACTTATTATCGGGAACTATACAAAGCCAGCTCCTGATAATTTTTTAGGTAAAGAAGAAAATGTAGTTGCCTATATCAGACCTCAAGATATTACACTAGTACATGAATTAGACTCTAATAGTAATATGGTGGGGGAGGCTACTATTTTAGATATTCAAGAAATCGGTTCTATAGTGCGTCTTTTTTTAAAAAGTCCCATCTTTGAACGAAAAATTGAAGTTGTTATTACTAAAAAATTATTTGATGAAAATCCTTTTTCAACTCAAGAAAGAGTTTACTTTAAACCTGAGAAAACTTTTGTTTTTTCTTTAGAAGATTTAGTCGATTACATGATTTAA
- the dsbD gene encoding protein-disulfide reductase DsbD, which yields MLKLSHNVINSMYLRLVHILILFTSIFILSFASANHANINSRNILPPEKAFNMTVNTVDNNLLIDITIEPGYYLYQSKFLFNTKPIAILGNPQYSDSIVHSDEFFGQQKIFRDLVNISIPIKDKGHKVFQFDISLQGCADIGICYPPIERHYKIDNGILITLDKSVSKIKNYPSFIKKVVEQSNTNNISIDNTDKKFVLVPTKNTTTEETVSISYQKFFQTLLLFFLAGITMSLTACMYPLVPIISSIIVNQQQSQDRSFISTFTYTQGISLTYAILGIIAGLSGVLINAYMQQAIFMIPVGLLIILLGLSMLDIFQLQLPNKWQNLLSNTRIKTKNKYITLFFTGCVSALIIGPCIAPPLAFALGYINSTRDIVLGGLALYVMGLGMSLPLLIFSLLGDKFLPNLGNWMNIIKYLLGILLLFIGVYLMAPFIPNWFAVLLYCIIFILPIIILYWYPTKSFFGKIFYLAFSILGIYLTIYLISTFYSGKSNHISTFLSVNPIDTNTEISINRKYINVQELMKDIQIALENHPNQTIYLDFYADWCATCKKMEKYTFSDPKIKKILNRNNFFQIDITNNTKEHRELMQMFNVYTPPAFFVIKTPNIYSKPLLGFEEPDKFIKWIKKTEQQL from the coding sequence ATGCTGAAATTGTCTCATAATGTAATAAATTCTATGTATCTCAGACTAGTTCATATTCTCATTCTATTCACTTCAATTTTTATCCTATCTTTCGCCAGTGCTAATCATGCGAACATCAACAGTAGAAATATTCTTCCACCTGAAAAAGCGTTTAACATGACTGTTAATACAGTTGATAACAACCTATTGATTGATATCACTATTGAACCTGGATATTATCTATACCAATCTAAATTTCTATTCAACACAAAACCAATAGCTATATTAGGCAATCCACAATACAGCGACTCTATTGTCCATTCAGATGAATTTTTTGGCCAACAAAAAATCTTTAGGGACTTAGTTAATATATCTATCCCTATTAAAGATAAAGGACACAAGGTATTTCAATTTGATATTTCTTTGCAAGGCTGTGCTGATATTGGTATTTGTTATCCTCCCATAGAACGACATTACAAAATTGATAACGGAATACTTATCACATTAGATAAATCAGTATCAAAAATAAAAAATTATCCATCATTCATTAAAAAAGTAGTTGAACAATCAAATACAAATAACATCTCCATTGACAATACGGACAAAAAATTTGTCTTAGTTCCTACCAAAAATACTACAACTGAGGAAACAGTGAGTATTTCTTATCAAAAATTTTTCCAAACATTACTACTATTTTTCTTAGCAGGCATTACTATGAGTTTGACTGCTTGTATGTACCCATTGGTACCAATTATTTCATCAATAATTGTTAATCAACAACAGAGCCAAGATAGGAGTTTTATTTCTACTTTTACATATACTCAAGGTATTTCCTTAACTTATGCTATTTTGGGTATTATTGCAGGGTTAAGTGGTGTACTTATAAATGCCTACATGCAACAAGCTATTTTTATGATTCCTGTTGGTTTATTAATCATACTATTAGGTTTATCCATGTTAGACATATTTCAGCTACAACTCCCCAATAAATGGCAGAATTTACTAAGTAATACCCGAATCAAAACTAAAAACAAATACATCACTCTATTTTTCACTGGATGTGTATCAGCACTGATCATAGGTCCCTGTATTGCGCCTCCCCTTGCGTTTGCTCTCGGTTATATTAATAGTACACGTGATATCGTACTTGGAGGTCTGGCTCTTTATGTAATGGGATTGGGTATGAGTCTACCTCTACTAATTTTCAGTCTACTAGGAGATAAATTTCTCCCCAACTTGGGTAATTGGATGAATATAATTAAATACTTATTGGGGATCCTACTTTTATTTATTGGTGTATATCTAATGGCTCCTTTTATACCTAATTGGTTCGCTGTACTTTTATATTGCATCATTTTTATCCTCCCTATAATTATTTTATACTGGTATCCTACTAAATCATTTTTTGGAAAAATTTTTTATCTAGCATTCTCCATTCTAGGTATTTATTTAACCATTTATTTAATATCAACTTTTTATTCAGGAAAAAGTAATCACATTAGTACTTTTTTATCAGTTAATCCCATTGACACCAATACCGAAATCTCCATCAACAGAAAGTATATCAATGTGCAAGAATTGATGAAAGACATACAAATTGCCCTAGAAAATCATCCTAATCAAACTATCTATCTTGACTTTTATGCTGATTGGTGTGCTACTTGTAAAAAAATGGAAAAATATACTTTTTCAGATCCTAAAATCAAAAAAATTCTGAATCGAAATAACTTTTTCCAAATTGACATCACTAATAATACCAAAGAACATCGCGAGTTAATGCAAATGTTTAATGTATATACTCCTCCCGCTTTTTTTGTGATTAAAACACCAAATATTTACAGCAAACCACTACTAGGATTTGAAGAACCAGATAAATTTATAAAATGGATCAAGAAGACTGAACAACAGTTGTGA
- a CDS encoding GTP cyclohydrolase I FolE2 — protein MGSLTDTQNSIDTRNIAITRVGIKDFTIPVQLLSKTGIQHSIATVSMYTQLEGKYRGTHMSRFITLICENKQPINAATMRELTTNMCHRLEAKGGEIILQAPLFIEKKAPVTQITSLINYEIIYHTRIRDEKIEQFLEVKIPTTSLCPCSKEISDYGAHNQRSIVNILVQYNHDIIPEILIEIAEKSSSCELYSILKRPDEKYVTEKAYENPKFVEDIVRDIYQLLSKQTEIISFKISSENFESIHNHSAYAEIVS, from the coding sequence ATGGGTTCTTTAACTGATACTCAAAATTCGATTGACACCAGAAATATTGCTATCACAAGAGTTGGCATCAAGGATTTTACCATCCCAGTTCAATTACTCTCCAAAACTGGCATTCAGCATTCAATTGCTACAGTGAGTATGTATACTCAATTAGAAGGCAAATACCGTGGCACCCATATGTCACGTTTTATTACCTTAATATGTGAAAATAAACAACCCATTAATGCTGCTACTATGCGAGAATTAACAACTAATATGTGTCACAGGTTAGAAGCTAAGGGCGGAGAAATAATCCTACAAGCACCGTTATTTATTGAAAAAAAAGCCCCAGTTACGCAAATTACTAGTTTAATAAATTATGAAATAATCTATCACACTCGTATTCGAGATGAAAAAATTGAACAATTTTTAGAAGTGAAAATACCTACCACGTCGTTATGCCCATGCTCCAAAGAGATATCTGATTACGGCGCTCATAATCAACGCTCTATTGTGAACATACTCGTGCAGTACAATCATGATATCATACCAGAAATATTAATTGAAATAGCAGAGAAGAGCTCTTCTTGTGAGTTGTATAGTATACTAAAACGTCCTGATGAAAAATATGTAACAGAAAAGGCCTATGAAAATCCAAAATTTGTGGAAGATATTGTAAGAGATATTTATCAATTACTATCAAAACAAACAGAGATTATTAGTTTTAAAATTTCTAGTGAAAATTTCGAATCTATCCACAATCATTCAGCCTATGCTGAAATTGTCTCATAA
- a CDS encoding PBP1A family penicillin-binding protein yields the protein MNSNTHKKIILSTILLVSSLFLLLVGVVLVSVVFTFPKLPDLDKITDYKPSMPMKIYSQDNVLIGQYGIEKRTFTRIEDFPDVLKYAVLAAEDKRFYRHKGVDTTGILRAFVSNFISGKINQGASTITQQVAKNFFLSSERTYKRKFYEILLAFKIEMTLTKDQILELYFNQIYLGQKAYGFTAAAEVYFDKPVKNLTIAESAMLAALPKAPSAFNPIINPQRAKQRQLYVLRNMLNEGWITQDKYNQAVNQELTYRKRNTDEKINEDSLYVAEMVRRQLHDKYGDDIYRSGYNVYTTVTIKNQKAATQALRRTLLANSPKGNFRGSEAYYDLSNTKPENLEATALNYLSAHHTVQGKIPAIVIEASPKKIKLLTEDNKDPIILTGTSLNFISKAINNKKLGNKQVTIGSVIRLYRTKNGWGITQPPELEGSIISLDTRTGAVLAVVGGFDFFAKQFNRAIQAYRQPGSTFKPFIYSAAINKGYSTGTIVYDVPTSFGRYSPKNAGGSYSGPITIREALYRSKNVVAVKVLNSIGINYAYKYVQRFGFKEKNISKDLTMVLGSGQVTPLEMARGYAVFANGGFLIEPYIIDRIYDSRGQLIAQTKPLIAGVNAPRTIDPKNAFIMYKMLQDVIQYGTGKAAQAIGRYDVGGKTGTTNNQKDAWFVGFNTRVVTAVYVGYDRPKSMGSMGYGGRVALPIWVEYMRTALRGMPIEQPKQPKNISVQNGSYSITGKVMEGIKLEDQTSLPSNSNDSQPDINLDNLF from the coding sequence ATGAATTCAAATACACATAAAAAAATAATTCTATCTACTATTCTATTGGTATCAAGCTTATTTTTATTACTAGTAGGTGTTGTGCTGGTGTCTGTCGTTTTTACTTTTCCGAAATTACCAGATTTGGATAAAATTACGGACTATAAACCAAGTATGCCTATGAAAATATATTCTCAAGATAATGTTTTAATAGGTCAGTATGGGATAGAAAAGAGAACTTTTACTAGAATCGAAGATTTCCCAGATGTTTTAAAATATGCTGTATTGGCAGCAGAAGATAAGCGTTTTTATAGACATAAAGGTGTTGATACAACTGGAATTTTAAGGGCTTTTGTCAGTAATTTTATTTCTGGAAAAATTAATCAAGGTGCAAGTACTATTACACAACAAGTTGCTAAAAATTTCTTTTTAAGTAGTGAAAGAACTTACAAAAGGAAATTTTATGAAATACTACTAGCCTTTAAAATTGAAATGACGCTTACCAAAGATCAAATATTGGAACTTTATTTTAACCAAATTTATTTAGGGCAAAAAGCATATGGTTTTACTGCTGCCGCAGAAGTCTATTTTGATAAGCCTGTAAAAAATTTGACCATTGCTGAATCAGCTATGTTAGCTGCCTTACCTAAGGCACCTTCAGCATTTAACCCTATCATTAATCCTCAAAGGGCAAAACAACGTCAGCTATATGTACTAAGAAATATGCTAAATGAAGGCTGGATTACTCAAGATAAATACAACCAAGCTGTCAATCAAGAATTAACCTATAGAAAAAGAAATACCGATGAAAAAATCAATGAAGATTCCCTATACGTAGCAGAAATGGTCAGACGTCAATTACATGACAAGTACGGTGATGATATTTATCGTTCAGGCTACAACGTTTACACCACTGTTACGATCAAAAATCAGAAGGCTGCTACACAAGCATTAAGAAGAACATTACTAGCAAATAGCCCAAAGGGAAATTTCAGGGGCTCAGAAGCATATTATGATTTATCGAATACGAAACCTGAAAATCTTGAAGCAACTGCCTTAAATTATCTGTCTGCTCATCATACAGTACAAGGAAAAATCCCTGCCATTGTTATTGAAGCCAGTCCAAAGAAAATTAAATTATTAACCGAAGACAACAAAGATCCTATTATTCTGACTGGTACTTCATTAAATTTCATATCCAAGGCGATTAATAACAAAAAACTTGGGAATAAACAAGTAACTATTGGTTCGGTCATTAGATTATATCGCACAAAAAATGGGTGGGGTATTACTCAACCTCCCGAGTTAGAAGGAAGTATTATTTCTCTTGATACCAGAACTGGCGCTGTATTGGCAGTTGTTGGTGGATTTGATTTTTTTGCTAAACAATTTAACAGAGCTATTCAAGCCTATCGACAACCAGGTTCTACCTTTAAACCATTCATTTATTCTGCCGCTATTAATAAAGGCTACTCAACAGGAACAATTGTTTATGATGTCCCAACTAGCTTTGGTCGTTATTCCCCCAAAAATGCAGGGGGTAGCTATTCAGGCCCCATTACAATAAGAGAAGCATTGTATCGTTCCAAAAACGTAGTAGCCGTTAAAGTCCTAAACTCAATTGGAATTAACTATGCATACAAATATGTACAACGTTTTGGATTTAAAGAAAAAAATATATCAAAAGATTTAACTATGGTATTAGGCTCGGGTCAAGTGACCCCTTTAGAAATGGCTAGAGGTTATGCTGTTTTCGCAAATGGTGGTTTTCTCATAGAACCATATATTATCGATAGAATTTATGATTCAAGAGGACAACTAATAGCCCAAACTAAACCACTTATTGCTGGTGTCAATGCACCAAGAACAATAGATCCTAAAAATGCCTTCATTATGTATAAAATGCTGCAAGATGTTATCCAATATGGCACTGGTAAAGCAGCACAAGCAATTGGACGTTATGACGTGGGTGGTAAGACAGGCACGACTAATAACCAAAAAGATGCTTGGTTTGTCGGTTTTAATACTCGTGTTGTCACAGCTGTGTATGTTGGTTACGATAGACCCAAGAGTATGGGAAGCATGGGGTATGGAGGTAGGGTAGCTCTTCCTATTTGGGTAGAGTATATGCGTACAGCACTCAGAGGTATGCCTATTGAACAACCCAAACAACCCAAAAACATTAGTGTACAAAATGGCTCTTACTCAATCACTGGTAAAGTCATGGAGGGAATCAAGTTGGAGGATCAAACATCTTTGCCTAGTAATAGTAATGACAGCCAACCTGATATAAATTTAGATAACCTATTCTAA